Proteins encoded together in one Festucalex cinctus isolate MCC-2025b chromosome 8, RoL_Fcin_1.0, whole genome shotgun sequence window:
- the LOC144023793 gene encoding inositol hexakisphosphate kinase 2-like, whose amino-acid sequence MSPAVEAQAQEAKDAEIQKQKIMQQQQQHPQCYMDKGVILEPFIHQVGGHSCVLRFGEQTICKPLIPREHQFYKSLPAEMRRFTPQYRGVVSVSFEEDEEGNLCLIAYPLHSDPAADLENKDPSADSEPKSKMVKWGNVTAPSPLVESENLSKEGRSRHSRKDKSAHKLQEDVELEWVQQAEVLYYRLERSHNNAVPQLQHNPWSLKCHQQHLQRMKDNAKHRNQYKFILLENLTWQHRVPCVLDLKMGTRQHGDDASEEKKAVQIRKCQQSTSASIGVRLCGMQVYQSDTGQLMFMNKYHGRKLTRSDFKEALVQFFHSGRRLRHELLSPVLRRLRDMQAALEACESYRFYSSSLLIIYDGAPHRKHTRRRAEGGLSEEDEEEEDEDEEQAGARVETEGEEDAGVAGALDLPRISGDDSSSCVSHSGTRSPVVDVRMIDFAHTTCRHYREDSVVHEGQDTGYIFGLQNLITIISELYNHSSG is encoded by the exons ATGAGTCCGGCTGTCGAGGCTCAGGCCCAAGAAGCCAAGGATGCAGAGATCCAGAAGCAGAAGATaatgcagcaacagcagcagcacccGCAGTGCTACATGGACAAAGGGGTCATACTTGAGCCCTTCATCCACCAGGTGGGGGGGCATTCTTGCGTCCTGCGCTTTGGAGAGCAAACAATCTGCAAGCCCCTCATCCCCCGCGAGCATCAATTCTACAAAAGCCTGCCCGCCGAGATGAGAAGGTTCACCCCCCAGTACAGAG GGGTGGTGTCCGTGAGTTTTGAGGAGGATGAAGAAGGGAACCTCTGCCTCATCGCCTACCCCCTCCACAGCGACCCGGCGGCTGACCTGGAGAACAAGGACCCCTCGGCCGACAGCGAGCCCAAGAGCAAGATGGTCAAGTGGGGCAACGTGACGGCGCCATCGCCGCTTGTGGAGAGCGAAAACCTGAGTAAAGAGGGACGAAGCCGCCACTCACGCAAAGATAAGAG TGCTCACAAGCTGCAGGAGGATGTGGAGCTGGAGTGGGTGCAGCAGGCCGAGGTGCTGTACTACCGCCTGGAACGCAGCCACAATAATGCTGTCCCGCAGCTCCAACACAACCCTTGGAGCCTCAAGTGTCACCAGCAGCACCTACAGAGGATGAAGGACAACGCCAAACACCGCAATCAATACA AATTCATCCTGTTGGAGAACCTTACGTGGCAGCACAGAGTGCCATGCGTGTTGGACCTGAAGATGGGCACGCGGCAGCACGGCGATGACGCCTCAGAGGAGAAGAAGGCCGTGCAGATCCGCAAGTGCCAGCAGAGCACATCAGCCTCCATAGGAGTTCGACTCTGTGGCATGCAG GTGTATCAATCTGACACAGGCCAGCTGATGTTCATGAACAAATACCACGGCCGCAAGCTCACCCGCTCGGACTTCAAGGAGGCTCTGGTCCAGTTCTTTCACAGCGGGCGCCGCCTGCGTCACGAACTCCTGTCGCCGGTGCTGCGCAGGCTCCGGGACATGCAGGCCGCCCTGGAAGCCTGCGAGTCCTACCGCTTCTACTCCAGCTCGCTGCTCATCATCTACGATGGGGCGCCGCACCGCAAGCACACGCGCCGACGCGCCGAGGGCGGCCTCTCggaagaggatgaagaggaggaggacgaagaCGAGGAGCAGGCGGGAGCCCGAGTGGAAACGGAGGGGGAGGAAGACGCGGGGGTGGCGGGTGCGCTTGATTTGCCCCGCATTTCTGGTGATGACAGCAGCAGCTGTGTGTCGCACTCAGGCACACGCAGCCCAGTGGTGGACGTGCGGATGATCGATTTTGCCCACACCACCTGCAGACATTACCGCGAGGACAGCGTGGTGCATGAAGGCCAGGACACCGGGTACATCTTCGGCCTGCAGAATCTGATCACCATCATCTCCGAGCTGTACAACCACAGCTCGGGGTAG